A window of Infirmifilum lucidum contains these coding sequences:
- a CDS encoding metallophosphoesterase family protein, with product MDKELLLALTFVTVAALALASAKPYKEALNLYIADPSQAVPMPVSPGGVFNITLYSASKIAGILGVWAEAPGYVVNLSLTLPPVQVGHSYVITVGVPSSTRPELYDLYVKVSFGSSSQAVSAYRSLWVLSKWPRTLRIMHLTDVHIGAAAFGAPAADCFKKAIVLANALPVDVVVITGDDVEYGDDTRSLETLSSLLDYLRKPTFIIPGNHDYFGAAEESFEKYFYGRYIGPAYWYRAFGDYLIIGLDSGLEGFLDSQQLDWLESVLSRYAGKTTVVFIHHPLFSSSGVISSTSYDVASDPSSRLLYLLDKYNACLVLAGHIHRDTVAIYKNKIYFVTTTAACAWTQLYPGFRLVTISSKGEVLELTAPGKRPFDRGSSYNLMQASVSWVSDGRGTASSYLVYTTGRFEVNLATASFYFWLAPGPGYSLYASGIDASLARIAPFRGGLLAEVRAPLRPNLNATMTVASYVDNDNPTIEIVGWTPETPVSGRQPLTIFVRAVDRGWGMARVVVYYSTGTSSDYVTATPVQGNIYKADIPPLFTKELYVRAVAVDVAGHTSQVEAKITYAVPQPPQPPPQQPPPQQSQTQQPPYQAPQQTQQQNQTPLTTAPAPPATTARLDYTPLVAALVAGAVGVAVALALVEAARRRR from the coding sequence ATGGACAAGGAGCTACTGCTCGCCTTAACGTTTGTAACAGTAGCCGCTCTAGCACTGGCTTCGGCTAAACCCTACAAGGAGGCCTTGAACCTCTACATTGCAGACCCCTCGCAAGCCGTGCCCATGCCCGTTTCGCCGGGCGGCGTCTTCAATATAACACTATACTCGGCCAGCAAAATCGCCGGAATACTCGGCGTGTGGGCGGAGGCCCCAGGCTACGTGGTAAACCTCTCGCTCACTCTACCCCCGGTGCAAGTGGGGCATAGCTATGTTATAACGGTTGGCGTGCCTTCTAGCACCAGGCCAGAGCTGTACGACCTCTACGTGAAGGTCTCGTTCGGGAGCAGTTCGCAGGCAGTCTCAGCTTACAGGAGCCTATGGGTCTTGAGCAAGTGGCCGAGGACACTCCGGATAATGCACCTCACAGACGTTCACATCGGGGCAGCGGCCTTCGGAGCACCAGCCGCAGACTGCTTCAAGAAGGCGATAGTACTGGCTAACGCTCTACCAGTCGACGTTGTAGTAATTACTGGAGACGACGTCGAGTACGGTGATGATACTAGAAGCCTCGAAACGCTTTCGAGCCTGCTAGACTATCTCAGGAAGCCGACGTTCATAATCCCAGGAAACCACGACTACTTCGGAGCGGCCGAGGAGAGCTTCGAGAAATACTTCTACGGTAGGTACATAGGGCCCGCCTACTGGTACAGGGCTTTCGGTGACTACTTGATAATTGGCCTGGACAGCGGGCTTGAAGGCTTCCTAGATTCGCAACAGCTTGACTGGCTTGAGTCCGTTCTCTCGAGGTATGCCGGCAAGACTACGGTAGTGTTTATCCATCACCCGCTCTTTAGCTCTTCAGGCGTAATCTCGTCGACCTCCTACGACGTAGCAAGCGACCCCAGCTCCAGGCTACTCTACTTGCTCGACAAGTACAACGCCTGCTTGGTTCTCGCCGGGCACATACACCGAGACACCGTTGCGATCTACAAGAACAAGATATACTTCGTAACGACGACTGCCGCGTGCGCCTGGACGCAGCTGTACCCGGGCTTCCGCCTCGTTACAATATCCTCTAAGGGTGAAGTCCTGGAGCTGACAGCCCCTGGAAAGAGGCCGTTCGACAGGGGGAGTAGCTACAACCTCATGCAGGCCTCTGTGAGCTGGGTCTCAGACGGGAGGGGTACGGCGTCCAGCTACCTTGTATACACCACGGGGAGGTTCGAGGTCAACCTGGCTACTGCCTCCTTCTACTTCTGGCTGGCACCGGGGCCCGGCTACAGCCTCTACGCGAGCGGTATAGACGCCTCCCTGGCCAGAATAGCCCCGTTCCGGGGAGGGCTCCTAGCAGAGGTCAGGGCACCGCTCAGGCCTAACCTGAACGCTACAATGACTGTGGCCTCCTACGTGGACAACGACAACCCGACAATCGAGATAGTAGGGTGGACGCCCGAGACGCCTGTCTCGGGCAGACAGCCGCTCACGATATTCGTAAGAGCCGTAGACAGGGGCTGGGGCATGGCGAGAGTAGTCGTCTACTACTCTACTGGGACATCCAGCGACTATGTGACCGCTACCCCAGTTCAGGGCAACATTTACAAGGCCGACATACCTCCTCTATTCACAAAGGAGCTCTACGTCAGGGCCGTAGCAGTAGACGTAGCCGGGCACACGTCTCAGGTAGAGGCGAAGATAACCTACGCTGTCCCACAGCCCCCGCAACCCCCACCACAGCAGCCCCCGCCCCAGCAGAGCCAGACGCAACAGCCACCGTACCAAGCACCACAGCAGACACAGCAACAAAACCAAACGCCACTAACTACTGCTCCAGCTCCTCCTGCTACGACAGCAAGGCTGGATTACACGCCGCTCGTAGCCGCTCTCGTAGCTGGAGCCGTCGGGGTAGCAGTAGCCCTGGCTCTCGTGGAGGCGGCGAGAAGGAGGCGATAA
- a CDS encoding ABC transporter ATP-binding protein, translating to MVGIRLVEVSKVYGRVRAVDHVTLEVRDGELFTILGPSGCGKTTLLRIVAGFEVPEEGRVYFGEEDVTFVKPYARGTAMVFQNYALWPHMTVFENVAYGLKVRRKQLKLTDEDIERKVREALRLVRLEGMEDRYPLQLSGGQQQRVALARALVVEPRVLLLDEPLSNLDAKLRLQMREEIRRIQTELKITALYVTHDQEEAMSLADRIAVMNRGRVHQVGPPKEVYSRPRDLFVATFIGRSTLLRGRVLEVTGSKAKIRVDGTVIEGNVAHGYSMREGDSVVAIMRPEDFSVTEPLDNVIEGTVELAMFIGMFNQLRIDVGGQKIVAYTDPGIELQPGSRVKLYIRASDVNIYPSTGWEEEEFT from the coding sequence ATGGTCGGGATCCGGCTGGTCGAGGTTAGCAAGGTCTACGGCCGCGTCAGGGCAGTAGATCACGTCACGCTGGAAGTGAGGGACGGGGAGCTATTCACGATCCTAGGCCCCAGCGGGTGCGGGAAAACGACCCTGCTCAGGATAGTGGCGGGCTTCGAGGTTCCGGAGGAGGGCAGGGTGTACTTCGGCGAGGAAGACGTAACCTTCGTGAAGCCCTACGCGAGAGGGACTGCTATGGTCTTCCAGAACTACGCGCTCTGGCCCCACATGACAGTGTTCGAGAACGTGGCATACGGCCTAAAGGTCAGGCGCAAGCAGCTCAAGCTCACCGACGAGGATATCGAGAGGAAAGTGCGGGAGGCCTTGAGGCTAGTGCGGCTGGAGGGGATGGAAGACCGCTACCCGCTCCAGCTAAGCGGGGGCCAGCAGCAGAGGGTTGCTCTTGCCAGGGCGTTGGTCGTGGAGCCCAGGGTGCTCCTGCTCGACGAACCTCTAAGCAACCTAGACGCGAAGCTCAGGCTCCAGATGAGGGAGGAGATTAGGAGGATCCAGACTGAGCTTAAGATCACGGCCCTCTACGTCACGCACGACCAGGAGGAGGCAATGAGCCTTGCCGACAGGATCGCTGTCATGAACAGGGGCCGCGTCCACCAGGTCGGCCCGCCCAAGGAGGTGTACTCGAGGCCCAGGGACCTATTCGTAGCCACGTTCATAGGGCGGAGCACCCTACTGAGGGGCAGGGTCTTGGAGGTTACAGGCTCAAAGGCGAAGATTAGAGTCGATGGGACAGTAATAGAGGGCAACGTGGCGCACGGCTACAGCATGAGAGAAGGCGATAGCGTCGTCGCCATAATGCGCCCCGAGGACTTCAGTGTAACGGAGCCCCTCGATAACGTGATAGAGGGTACTGTCGAGCTCGCTATGTTCATCGGCATGTTCAACCAGTTGAGGATCGACGTAGGGGGCCAGAAAATAGTGGCCTACACTGACCCGGGGATAGAGTTGCAACCAGGCTCCAGGGTTAAACTCTACATCAGGGCGTCTGACGTGAACATCTACCCATCTACAGGCTGGGAAGAGGAGGAGTTCACCTAG
- a CDS encoding ABC transporter permease, with product MRARPWFVWVVGLSVALLYLLLYTAYPEASATADPLLWLACLAATLVLYRLGFDYRWIKFSFGLSFLAVFSLLYDFFTVLIGAGGVPRSLAFFLAPLVFAASAGYLYERLRGFQESRGARRGVVSLSRRIRSTLYELDPLMWFFLVFGSAFLVVFLLTPIGFVLINAFRAPTGAAWYSNFQRIFSAREYVRLESLPGEMPWFTVQLGNYTLYVIKGVNYGILANSLVLSTAVTFTATLLGIAIAFVLARYRFPGKETLRILSLVPLFVTPFVNSYVVKILFSEYGPISMLTQALFGWRIRLDGLVGVALAQIISFYPIVYLNAYSAFLNVDPSTEEQAENLGARGFRLFRTVTLPLALPGIVAGAIIVFIFSLEDVGAPLIFQEWNLMSAQIFRGFVTQTGIVSPESAALGVVMLFVAVVGFLAIRNYVGMRSYAMISRGGRIAPRQRPLGLPGKVVVYAVIFPLVLLTSFPQLGVALLAFNIMPPRGFEINPGRFTLSYFENLFLDPTVFTYIRNTLTYAALSVLLALAVAVMVGYGVSRIRVAWLSNLLDTLATVPLAIPGLVIALGYYYFFTTFFAGTPLDPASIGAFQAWVVLVVSYSVRKLPYVVRSVYAGFQQVHVGLEEAAMNLGATRARVVFGVVLPYIISYIFSGAVLGFIYMATEVSTSITIGNFNPSQAPMTYYMMNVYKGGSPIGVQIAAAMGVLLILIQLVAILIVVRVLKQRYAFIGV from the coding sequence ATGCGGGCTAGGCCTTGGTTTGTTTGGGTCGTCGGTCTCTCAGTAGCTCTGCTGTACCTTCTCCTCTACACGGCGTACCCGGAGGCCTCGGCCACAGCCGACCCCTTGCTCTGGCTGGCCTGCCTTGCCGCTACTCTAGTTCTTTACAGGCTAGGCTTCGACTACCGGTGGATAAAGTTCAGCTTCGGGCTCAGCTTTCTAGCCGTCTTCTCCCTCCTATACGACTTCTTCACAGTACTCATTGGCGCCGGGGGCGTACCGCGCTCGCTGGCATTCTTCCTAGCCCCCCTGGTCTTCGCGGCAAGCGCAGGCTACCTCTACGAGAGGCTACGTGGCTTCCAGGAGTCCAGGGGGGCGCGCAGAGGGGTTGTCTCGCTTTCCCGTCGCATACGGAGCACCCTCTACGAACTTGACCCGCTGATGTGGTTCTTCCTCGTTTTCGGCTCTGCGTTCCTCGTAGTTTTCCTCCTGACGCCGATTGGTTTCGTGCTCATCAACGCCTTCAGGGCTCCTACTGGGGCGGCTTGGTACTCGAACTTTCAGAGAATCTTCTCGGCCAGGGAGTACGTTAGGCTTGAGAGCCTGCCCGGTGAAATGCCCTGGTTCACTGTTCAGCTGGGGAACTACACGCTCTACGTGATCAAGGGGGTTAACTACGGCATCCTGGCGAATAGCCTAGTACTCTCGACTGCCGTAACCTTCACTGCAACACTTCTTGGCATAGCGATAGCTTTTGTCCTCGCGCGCTACAGGTTCCCCGGGAAGGAGACGCTGCGCATACTCTCGCTCGTCCCACTGTTCGTCACCCCGTTCGTCAACTCCTACGTCGTGAAAATCCTCTTCAGCGAGTACGGCCCCATCTCCATGCTCACACAAGCACTCTTCGGCTGGAGGATCAGGCTAGACGGGCTCGTGGGAGTCGCGCTAGCACAGATAATTTCCTTCTATCCCATAGTCTACCTCAACGCCTACAGCGCTTTCCTGAACGTCGACCCGAGCACCGAGGAGCAAGCCGAGAACCTCGGGGCGAGGGGCTTCAGGCTCTTTAGGACTGTAACGCTCCCACTCGCGCTGCCCGGGATCGTGGCTGGCGCCATTATCGTGTTCATATTCAGCCTCGAGGACGTGGGGGCTCCGCTCATCTTCCAGGAGTGGAACCTCATGAGCGCACAGATCTTCAGGGGGTTCGTGACACAGACTGGTATAGTTTCGCCGGAGTCAGCGGCCCTCGGGGTCGTCATGCTCTTCGTGGCTGTCGTGGGCTTCCTCGCAATCAGGAACTACGTGGGGATGAGGAGCTACGCCATGATCAGTCGCGGGGGACGTATAGCGCCCAGGCAGCGCCCTCTAGGGTTACCCGGCAAGGTGGTCGTCTACGCCGTAATCTTCCCCCTAGTGCTTTTAACATCTTTCCCGCAGCTCGGCGTTGCGCTCTTGGCCTTCAATATCATGCCGCCGAGGGGTTTCGAGATCAACCCGGGCAGATTTACGCTGAGCTATTTCGAGAACCTCTTCCTAGACCCCACGGTATTCACGTACATCAGGAACACTCTCACGTACGCCGCGCTCTCGGTACTCCTGGCCCTGGCGGTAGCAGTGATGGTGGGGTACGGGGTTAGCAGGATACGTGTCGCATGGCTCTCAAACCTGCTGGACACTCTGGCTACAGTGCCTCTGGCCATCCCGGGGCTGGTGATAGCCCTCGGCTACTACTACTTCTTCACGACTTTCTTCGCCGGGACACCTCTCGACCCTGCGTCTATCGGGGCTTTCCAGGCTTGGGTCGTGCTGGTCGTGTCCTACAGTGTGCGGAAGCTACCCTACGTCGTGCGCTCGGTCTACGCCGGCTTCCAGCAGGTTCACGTCGGCCTCGAGGAGGCCGCTATGAACCTCGGGGCCACACGCGCCAGGGTCGTCTTCGGCGTCGTGTTGCCCTACATCATCTCGTACATCTTCAGCGGCGCCGTTCTGGGGTTCATATACATGGCGACTGAGGTTAGCACGAGCATAACTATCGGCAACTTCAACCCCTCCCAGGCGCCTATGACGTACTACATGATGAACGTCTACAAGGGCGGGTCGCCCATAGGAGTGCAGATAGCAGCGGCGATGGGCGTATTGCTGATACTCATACAGCTGGTGGCTATACTAATCGTAGTAAGAGTATTAAAGCAGAGGTACGCGTTTATAGGGGTGTAG
- a CDS encoding ABC transporter substrate-binding protein, translated as MVVDVNKRLLLLLLAVVVVVALIAFFAALTPKAPPTQGVAPPAQGVTLYVITRHEQTIQDVTRKMFLNSEIAKKYNIVNIVFLPVNAEQWPEYIKNAASKGQGIDVAWGGGPTLFNIIDEQGLIEPLDPSKVPEFALVLEEMKKIPSTIAGAPTYKVGSDGLVHWIGASVSSFGFTVNKDLLSRYNLPTPKKWADLGNPVYARTLPAVPLVGIADPTMSTSNTRMFEIILQAYGWDAGWRALTLIAANAKVYSGSSDVRDAVIRGDIAVGTTIDFYGYTAQQQNPACLYIIPANESIVNADPIAVLKGARHPREAAVFVAWVLNETGGQLVWFDPNINRLPINPRVFNTPEGSKRPDLKAALAEIEKAGGINFNETLSSLWVTAVVDYFKATLVDVHADLQSVWAQIAQAYLNGKITKDQFGRLIDSLTAPITFTDPLTNTQTTFTLEYAVKISKYLASDPSIYQNLMNQWKDAARARYLKAADLLKQMTGS; from the coding sequence ATGGTGGTAGACGTGAATAAAAGGTTGTTGCTCCTCCTTCTAGCGGTCGTAGTTGTCGTAGCTCTCATAGCCTTCTTCGCAGCTCTAACCCCTAAAGCTCCGCCCACTCAGGGAGTAGCCCCGCCAGCTCAGGGGGTTACTCTCTACGTGATCACGAGACATGAGCAGACAATCCAGGATGTCACGCGGAAAATGTTCCTCAACAGCGAGATCGCCAAGAAGTACAACATCGTGAACATTGTCTTCTTGCCCGTAAACGCGGAGCAGTGGCCCGAGTACATAAAGAACGCTGCGTCTAAGGGCCAGGGCATCGACGTTGCCTGGGGCGGCGGGCCCACGCTTTTCAACATAATCGACGAGCAAGGGCTTATAGAGCCCCTAGACCCCTCGAAGGTTCCCGAGTTCGCCCTAGTGCTCGAGGAGATGAAGAAAATCCCGTCGACAATTGCCGGTGCGCCCACCTATAAGGTTGGAAGCGACGGGCTGGTCCACTGGATCGGCGCTAGTGTGAGTAGCTTCGGTTTCACGGTGAACAAGGATCTGCTCTCCCGTTACAACCTCCCGACCCCCAAGAAGTGGGCAGACCTCGGCAACCCGGTCTACGCGCGTACGCTACCGGCTGTCCCGCTCGTGGGCATCGCGGATCCCACTATGAGCACTAGTAACACTAGGATGTTCGAGATCATCCTCCAGGCATACGGCTGGGATGCCGGCTGGAGGGCCCTCACCCTCATTGCTGCAAACGCGAAGGTGTATAGTGGGAGTAGTGATGTCCGCGATGCAGTCATCAGGGGGGACATAGCAGTTGGGACGACTATCGACTTCTACGGCTACACTGCGCAACAGCAGAACCCTGCCTGCCTCTACATAATACCTGCAAACGAGAGCATCGTTAACGCGGATCCGATAGCCGTTCTTAAGGGTGCGAGGCACCCACGGGAGGCAGCAGTCTTCGTGGCTTGGGTTCTCAACGAGACAGGGGGCCAGCTCGTGTGGTTTGACCCTAACATCAACAGGCTCCCGATTAACCCGAGAGTGTTTAACACGCCTGAGGGCTCAAAGAGGCCTGACCTCAAGGCTGCTCTCGCCGAAATTGAGAAGGCTGGCGGCATAAACTTCAACGAGACTCTCTCCTCACTATGGGTCACGGCAGTCGTCGACTACTTCAAGGCGACACTAGTCGATGTCCACGCTGACCTCCAGTCTGTCTGGGCCCAGATTGCGCAAGCTTACTTGAACGGTAAAATCACCAAGGATCAGTTCGGTAGGCTCATAGACTCGCTAACAGCCCCGATCACATTCACAGACCCTCTCACGAATACTCAGACAACGTTCACGCTTGAGTACGCGGTCAAGATTAGCAAGTACCTAGCCAGCGATCCCTCGATATACCAGAACCTCATGAACCAGTGGAAAGACGCCGCCAGAGCCAGGTACTTGAAGGCCGCAGACCTACTAAAACAGATGACGGGCTCTTAG
- a CDS encoding motility-associated ABC transporter substrate-binding family protein: MKQKLITLGIVLAVLLAFSILKATTQPAVVVAVDLGHGESDKYLNYIMGNITFVNWKVIKGPINESVLKDVDILLLGQPTVALSPDEMTAIKNWLNSGNKVLYIGGDSDYGPGGKTITQINDLLAAIGTKLRLEHGAVYSDNPDVTAKAFYRMLVFVEPDPDTLLRTDMVKENIKLPILMHGPGCVIWVDEQGKYHDPVKETYPGLIRLVWAHKSYIGDNTPPTPYLYDLMTYGKGTGDHDFVMYAAEYWPDKNVLIVLAGESIYGDYEPAWSSQYYGKSLDGPTFVTNLVKWWVYVVREVPSQRAAQQQQQLILLTVGAVVVVAAVVVALFLVRKRRPQAKAEQAKS, encoded by the coding sequence ATGAAACAAAAACTAATAACACTTGGAATAGTGCTCGCAGTTCTCCTGGCCTTCTCCATCCTGAAGGCAACCACCCAGCCCGCTGTTGTCGTTGCCGTCGACTTAGGCCACGGGGAGAGCGACAAGTACCTGAACTACATAATGGGCAACATAACGTTTGTCAATTGGAAAGTAATCAAGGGCCCCATAAATGAATCAGTGCTGAAAGACGTAGACATTCTCTTGCTCGGACAACCGACAGTCGCGCTTAGCCCAGACGAGATGACGGCAATAAAGAACTGGCTTAACTCCGGTAACAAAGTCCTCTACATTGGGGGCGATAGCGACTACGGCCCGGGCGGGAAGACAATCACCCAGATCAACGACCTCCTCGCCGCAATAGGCACTAAGCTCAGGCTCGAGCACGGCGCAGTGTACAGCGACAACCCAGACGTTACTGCAAAAGCCTTCTACAGGATGCTAGTGTTCGTCGAACCCGACCCAGACACCCTGCTCCGCACAGACATGGTCAAGGAGAACATAAAGCTCCCAATCCTGATGCACGGCCCTGGCTGCGTCATCTGGGTTGACGAGCAGGGCAAGTACCACGACCCTGTCAAGGAGACCTACCCCGGGCTCATCAGGCTTGTCTGGGCGCACAAGAGCTATATCGGCGACAACACGCCGCCAACCCCATACCTGTACGACTTGATGACCTACGGGAAGGGTACCGGCGACCACGACTTCGTGATGTACGCCGCGGAGTACTGGCCCGACAAGAACGTCCTCATAGTCCTAGCCGGCGAATCCATCTACGGAGACTACGAGCCGGCGTGGTCGTCGCAGTACTATGGTAAGTCTCTCGACGGCCCGACCTTCGTGACGAACCTCGTTAAGTGGTGGGTATACGTGGTGAGAGAGGTCCCGAGCCAGAGGGCAGCCCAGCAGCAGCAACAGCTGATCCTCTTGACAGTTGGAGCAGTAGTTGTAGTCGCGGCTGTGGTTGTGGCTCTATTCCTAGTGAGAAAGCGGAGACCTCAGGCCAAAGCAGAACAAGCCAAAAGTTAA
- a CDS encoding metallophosphoesterase family protein has protein sequence MKKATIVAMIVAVLLFSLITPAQPALPGLSPLVVTAYSSDISLGKPAAVTPGSSFTFTLTGGVGQPSAAYMVTVTVIDGKLRLLNYSLSVSYSAGKVTVSVPNNVRPGVYDLVLIGQQKLEIPRSVWVVNVTKTTLRVVHVSDQHYGAGQPDILTGDMNRVAGYLVASLLNPDLIIDTGDLGDTANEPQYRWAYSYERAFLYGFPIFAVPGNHDTPPGAWSKYYGSTTWYRLIADRLLVIGLYSYEQGYPPLDQLQWAESVLKQYSGTPFKVIFVHHPVFYYQGELKTTYDDASVIAPYDPQKNPNSPLYSSWSGNMEATRYFLRLVEGYNVNLVLSGHVHRDLYVKYMSTRTGKTTYFVTTTTLGMGSAIYDGLAFFEINLENGNITFPVRPPTFKGFAYDPKKLAQNSIPIGIYPPKNNLGVSNQVFTPSAFFMWPRAYVLTVENKLGYLDLDNTVVWCLPWSGDFSPKVVEASGGARFDVLDALRVGDLLYVAARVKLPPGGKLVVALSSGPDTEPPKIRVKVLIPEKPAPGGQFQAFVEASDGGWGVANFTASLLVDGVRQPLTVSLYTPGTLVDPIDSMAFKLVGTLPANAGNAKLVLSATDYAGHSTTLEYTLLGKAEAQQPVPQPVAQPVVVLAVLAAAVIAVTVFLVVRRKKQKS, from the coding sequence ATGAAGAAGGCAACCATAGTGGCCATGATTGTTGCAGTGCTACTATTCTCCCTCATAACCCCAGCCCAACCAGCGCTACCGGGCCTCTCCCCGCTAGTTGTGACTGCGTACTCCAGCGACATCAGCCTGGGAAAGCCAGCGGCAGTGACCCCAGGCAGTAGCTTCACGTTCACGCTTACGGGAGGCGTGGGCCAGCCCAGCGCGGCCTACATGGTAACTGTTACGGTAATCGACGGGAAGCTGAGGCTCCTGAACTACTCGCTCAGCGTCAGCTACTCCGCGGGGAAAGTCACTGTCTCCGTGCCGAACAATGTAAGGCCTGGTGTCTACGACCTCGTACTCATAGGGCAGCAGAAACTCGAGATACCGAGAAGCGTCTGGGTAGTTAACGTCACTAAGACTACGCTGAGAGTAGTACACGTCTCTGACCAGCACTACGGGGCAGGGCAACCGGACATCCTCACGGGCGACATGAACCGCGTTGCAGGCTACCTCGTAGCCTCCCTCTTGAACCCCGACCTGATAATCGATACAGGCGACCTCGGAGACACGGCAAACGAGCCCCAGTACCGCTGGGCCTACAGCTACGAGAGAGCCTTCCTCTACGGCTTCCCCATATTCGCCGTACCCGGGAACCACGACACCCCTCCCGGCGCCTGGTCGAAGTACTACGGGAGCACGACGTGGTACAGGCTTATAGCAGACCGACTGCTTGTCATAGGGCTCTACTCCTACGAGCAGGGCTACCCGCCTCTCGACCAGCTCCAGTGGGCGGAGAGCGTTCTTAAGCAGTATTCCGGCACCCCCTTCAAGGTGATCTTTGTTCACCACCCCGTCTTCTACTACCAGGGCGAGCTCAAAACCACGTACGACGATGCGAGTGTAATCGCCCCATACGACCCGCAGAAGAACCCGAACTCGCCCCTCTACTCGTCCTGGAGCGGAAACATGGAGGCGACGAGGTACTTCCTGAGGCTTGTTGAGGGCTACAACGTGAACCTCGTCCTGTCAGGCCACGTGCACCGCGACCTCTACGTCAAGTACATGAGCACTAGAACCGGGAAGACCACATACTTTGTTACGACGACGACTCTCGGCATGGGCTCTGCCATATACGATGGCCTCGCGTTCTTCGAGATAAACCTCGAGAACGGCAACATAACCTTCCCCGTCAGGCCGCCCACCTTCAAAGGCTTCGCATACGACCCTAAGAAGCTAGCCCAGAACTCTATTCCCATAGGCATCTACCCGCCAAAGAACAACCTCGGGGTCTCGAACCAGGTGTTCACCCCATCTGCGTTCTTCATGTGGCCGCGCGCCTACGTGCTCACGGTCGAGAACAAGCTCGGGTACCTCGACCTCGACAACACGGTGGTCTGGTGCCTGCCCTGGTCCGGGGACTTCTCGCCGAAAGTAGTAGAGGCTAGCGGCGGGGCCCGCTTTGACGTCCTGGACGCTCTACGGGTGGGCGACTTGCTCTACGTTGCCGCTAGGGTAAAGCTCCCGCCTGGCGGCAAGCTCGTGGTCGCTCTGTCCAGTGGCCCGGACACCGAGCCGCCTAAGATACGCGTGAAGGTGCTTATCCCCGAGAAGCCTGCACCGGGTGGCCAGTTCCAGGCCTTCGTAGAGGCCAGCGACGGGGGTTGGGGTGTAGCCAACTTCACGGCATCGCTCCTCGTGGACGGGGTGAGGCAGCCGTTAACTGTTAGCCTCTATACTCCAGGCACTCTAGTCGACCCGATAGACAGCATGGCTTTCAAGCTCGTAGGGACTCTGCCCGCTAACGCGGGCAACGCGAAGCTCGTACTAAGCGCCACCGACTACGCAGGCCACTCGACCACGCTGGAGTACACTCTACTAGGGAAAGCCGAGGCCCAACAGCCAGTGCCTCAACCCGTAGCACAGCCAGTAGTGGTGCTGGCAGTACTCGCTGCAGCAGTTATAGCAGTCACAGTATTCTTGGTAGTTCGGAGGAAGAAGCAGAAGAGTTGA